GGGGAGGAAGTCAGGGGAGACCAGACAACTACTGGGCACCTGGAGTGAGGGCTCAGGAGAGCAGAGAGCTGTGGCCCGTGCCTGGAACTTCTCACTAACCCTGAGAGAGAGCAACTCTAAAAGGCTGGGCAAGGGTGCAAGGTGGGCGTGGGCCCCTGCCCTGAGCCCACCCAGTGCCAGTGTGGAGTGAGAGCTCTGGGCTGCATTGGGATGGTGGCTGGGGTCTGGCAAAACAAACCTGCCTGACCTCTCTTCACTTTGATGGCTATGTGCCCTTAAGCAAGTGACTGTCCTCTTTACCTCAATTTCTACATCTGCAAGATGGATACAGCTCTGAAAAGTGATTTTAAAGATAAGTTAGCTAATACAGGGAAAGTGCTCAGACCGGTACTTGGCACATTACTCAAGAAGTAGTGGCTGGAAAGGCTGGTTTCCTAAGGTCTAGATTTGCTTCTGTGTTTCATGTGCCCCTACGGGCCAGGGTTGAGCGCTTAGGTTCTCTCACCCACTCCTGGGTCTGCCCCCAAATTCCCTTCTAGCCACCTCTGTGTCAACTACAAAGGCTGTGGCGTTACGCAAGCCTGCAGTTTATTGAGGCTGTGAGAAGTCAGTGAAAGGGCCTAAGCTGTTTTGTTCTTGTGTGGGCTGAGAAAACTCCACCTTTTCAAATACAGGTTCCTCCCAGAGAGTCCTACACCTCAGGCTAGCCTACCCTGCCACAGGACcactcccagcatgctctgcctcctgtttgctTCCCAGTAGCCTTGGTGCCTTTTCAAGAAGAACAGGCATCTCGTAGCTCAAGGGGAAAGAGGAAATTTAGTGTGTTTCCTGGGTGTGGTGTTACTGTCACCTGCACTCTGACAGAGATCAAGGAAATTTCCTCTTTGTATCTTCTAGTCTCCgttttataatattttcccaTCAGTTGCACCCCTCCCCGACTGCAGTGCCCCAGTTCCAGAATCAGCCCCTCCCCCTTAGGAAGCCGGTTTATGCTGTCATGTGAATGACTAGTGTCCCTTAGCCCCTCCCACaggcattttaattttcaagaggGTATTGCACAACTGCAGGGACGTGAAGAAGAGATTTGATGATTAGAGTTGGAGCCCTGTCCCCAACCTCCCAGTTAGGGCTCTGGCTGATGCAGGTGTGTTGAAAGCTGCAGTTTCTTTGAAACTTGAAGATTCTTTATTTAGCCAGTTCAGGGGCAGAACAGCCATGGGAATTCTATGTGTCACAGGTGTTGGGTACCCCCATACCCTGCTGAGTCTATAATCAGCTAGGTAGCAGTTTTTGGGGTGCTGGCAGACTAGTTTACATCCCAGAAGCAAGAGTGGTGGGGTTCCTACACTGCTCCAGACAGGACTGTCAGACTCGTCAGACTCGTCATCCATCTCTCTTCAAGTCCCTTGACCCTGACCAACAAGATGCGCccaagggaaactgaggcactatGCTTCTCTTTAGGATAGCTTGGGGTCAGTGGTCAGCATGGTAGGGGTTGGGTAGGGATAGTGTGGGAACGCCTTTCTAGCCCTTCTATCTACATGGGCTGCTACCCAGAGACACTTTGATTCTAGACATCTTCAGCAGCCACCTGGGCCATAATGCTCtttgaaagcagagagagatgacatTAAGTCATGGGGCTCAGCCTCCCTGCCCTCCACTGACTGCCACTATTGGATATCATGCTTATGGTCTGCTGCTCTTTGCTTCAGCCACTGTGTCTGGTCGCCCCTTGATGGGGAGCCAGACCCCCatgcccccctcccttcccccccccccccccccccgagccagAGAACATGTGGTGTACAAAGCTGTAGGCTGGGCCCTGGGAGCCCTCTTGGCTTTCATTCTGTCATGTTCCAAACCCAGCCTGAATTATAAGCCATCTTTTCGCTTGGCACATCCAGCTGGTCAGGGCCAAAGGACTTGAAGAGAGGTGGCTGGCATGGCAAGTCTTGGGcaataggtcctgcctggctCCCTCCAGGAGCAAGTGGCTAGTGAGAAGCTGGCTGGGCCTGGGCCAGGTGCCCTTGCTCCACACCGCCTGAAATCTCACTCTGCCTGTCCTGGCTGGGTCCTCCTGACAGGTGGGAGCTGCAGAGGAACTGGTCTTCCAGCCCCactccacacccagctctcagCTGAGCCTGCTCAGAGACTAGTCCTGGCATGTGGGTTGCAGGGCAGGTGCGAGTCCCTCAGGGAGGTGTGGGCATCAGGGTACTCAAGTGACACTGACCGATTGGAGGGATGATGGGAgcgggtggggggagggctgggcctgggagACAGCACTGACCTTGGGTTGCCACCTGATGTTACTCTAAAGGGGAATGCTGACAAAAAGGGGTCATTAGAGCCATACTTACCCCCATGACACACTGGGATCGTGGAGCCACAGCAGGGATTgctggggtggggatgtggaTGATGTATGTGCTCCCAGGGGATTCTGGGAAATTGTTCCTCGCAGTGGAAGTGCTGCTGCTAGGGTTCTAGGCCTTGGAGGTGCTTTGGGGTCCTGTGCTCCTCAGCTAGGCAGCTAACACTCCTCATTACCTGCCAGTCCTCCCCTTGGCCCCACCCTGGGTTGGGTCCCTCATTCACTCCCTACTCCCTGCTGGGTCACCAGTCACCTTCTCTGCAGGTTCCAGCTTGCTCCTTGGTAGAGAGACAGAAAGCTGATAAATCGTGGTACCTGTCAGTGGGAAATGTGGGTGGTGACTGAAGGTACCAATGGGGCCCCTCCCTCCTGGAGGTGGCTCCAGGAGAGGGTTTCTGGGTCTTGAGGCCTCCCTGTAGTTTCTCAGTTCCctgggagagacagaaggggTTGGGTACCACCACCCCAGCATGAATCTCTGGTTTCCTGTCATCACACACTGTCCAGGCTGACCTGTGACAGCCATAAGGGAGCTCAGGATTATCCAATTAGGCCCCTTCATTTCTCACCAGCGAGATgggtacagagacacacagggagcCGCCCAGACACCCGGCGTAGGAGTATTTGCACTTGATCTGGTACCGTCCCCCAGGGCCCCTTTGGAGAAGCTTTGGGTCAGTCCACCCTATTGTTACatgctcccagcattccagggagGACTAGAGGAAAAGATGACTGTGGGGAGGAGAGTGGTCAAGACCCCAGACTGTGGCACCAAGAAACGAGCTGAGGTCTACCAGGATAGGAGTAGGTTTTAGCGCCTGGAGACACACAGGGACCTTGTAACACAGGCACCCTTGAGCCCCACCTCTACCTCTGGGCCCCCTGGGATAGCTCAGTATTGTCACTGTCTTCCTGATGGCTGTAAGGTTACACTGTGGGGCAGCTAGTGTGAAGAAGGGGCTGCTGGACTGGGAAGCCAAGTACTTGGGGAAATAAGGTTGTTACTGGTGAACCCTGGCAGGAAGGAGGTTCTTGCTTCTCTTGGTGGGTTTAAGGGCCTTTAGAAGGCTGGATGTTGCCCTCAGCTCCTTGGTGAGGCAGGCCCTCCTGCTACCATGGTGTTTGTCTGCTAAGAGTGAAGGCATCGAAGTAAGGACTATCTAAGAGCCTTCCCAGGTTGCTTTGTTCCTGGCTGCCTTACAGAGCTCCTGTGCTACCTGTCTTTGAACACAGGATTCAGTTAGGGAATTGAATTCTTGCCTTCCCCAACTCCTGGCCACAGGCCCCTCTGAGTGGAACCTTTCCTCATCAGGTGGCTGCTTTCAGAGTTCAGCTTCTGAGGAGGAAGTGCCATTTGACCTTGTGGCAGTTCTTGGGGGTCCCTGGGTGTAGGTGGGAGTTTGGGTGTTATTCTCAGGTCACATGTCCGGGTGTACAGAGGGAGGTGTGAAACCAAGAGTTAGTTCTGTAGCTCAGCACCCCAGAGTTGTGGATTCTAGGAGTGAGAGGAATAGCCCATAGCTCTTACATCCACAAGTCTGACCAAGACCctggacttgggggaggggggaatagagCTCTTGCATACTGTGTACCTGTGTGAATCACCCTGGAGTGTTTATCCTGCTGTGACTGTGGGGTTGGGGGCATGTATCCCTGCACTTCCCAGTGTAGCATGTTGAGTGGACTGAGACCATGCGACAAGTGTGGGGGGCCCCTGACTAGCTGGGATCGAGGCTGCTTGGGAATAGCTGTGACCCAACTCCTTGGATAACAGCAGGTCTTTGTCACTGGATGTTGTGACTAATGGGACTTGTTGATTCAGTAACTTGGCTCCCACCCATAGAAgcttgggggtggtggtggaggattCTGTTATGGCACCAGGCAGCTGCAGACAAGCTGtagttctgtctctctctcccactcgTAGAAGTGACATCCCAGCACTGCCCAATTAGCGACTTCTGAATTGTCTTATCCTCTACTGGAGTTCTTCTTAACCCAGCCTCTGAGGCTTCTCCTTCCTGAAGCCCCTGGAGTGGGGTGCTAGACATTGCTGGAGTTCTGTTAGGGTCATGACAAAGCTATTTCTTAGCTTGTTTATACCTTCAAGTTCCCAGGCGATGAGTCCAGATTTTTGCAGTTAAGGGATCCATTTAATATCAAAATTCTGTgatcttaaaaattttttcttttattacacattattttgtgtacgtgtgtgtgtgtgtgtgtgtgtgtgtgtgtgtgtgtgtgtgtgtgtgtacatgacaaCTCGGCGAAggcccttctctcctcctgccatgTGTGTCCTTTGGACTGAAcgcgggtcatcaggcttggaggtGTATGCTTTATCCTCAAAAGTCAAAGTATACAGTCCTGCGGAGTCAGGGCTGTGTGATTTGGGTGTCACTGAAGTTGTACAGCAGGCAACACAGCAGTGTCTTGGGATGCTGATTGGAAGCTGTAAGATTTTGTATCCCAGTGGCTGCAGATGGGCATTCTCTCTAAAACACCTGTAACCTCTGAACCTCTTAGAGCCATCACCTGGTACCATGATTTGTGACACAGCCCAGGTGTCTTCATACTCAGGATAATATGATAAAGTGCTGGAATATAGACCACCCCGCAGTCCCAGGCAGCCCGGACACAGGGTTCCATCAGATTGCAGTGCCTGCCACAGAGGGTGGCCTGCCTTCCAGTCAGTGTGGGTGTGGGAGCTGGCAGGAAGTGGCTCCAGGCTGCCTCTGAGCATCCCAGGCAGCCCTCTACCCACAGCTCCAAACACGTTCTTCGGCAATGGCTTGCAGCTGGAGGTGAACTCCCTCCCATACCCTGTCCTGACCTATACCGTTCCTTCTGTACCATCCAAGTGTGTGGTACCAGGTGGTACCCACCTGGGCTGCTAGGCACTTATCTTGCTTCCTGGTGCTACAGCCATGGAAAGAAGCTGAAGCCATTTTGCTTGAAACAAATGGGCTCAGCCTAGGGTGGTGGTCCTTGGGCCTGGGGAGTGGAGAAGAAAAGATGTGCTTCAGTGTGGGGACACTTGTTGGCTGATGGCCTTGGGTAGGTACCTTCACCCTGGGAAGTGCTGTTCCTCATCCATCAGAGATGCTAATCTCAGCAGGATCTGAGGAGCTGCTGGGGAGGTGTAGGAAACAGCATGAGTGGTGAAAATGATCTCCATCCCCAGGGAAGGCTGAGGCCTTTGCCTCCTTTCTCCTGGACTGGGCCCCTGCCTTGGGCTTTGTCTCTCCAGGGTCCATACTATACAGGCCCAGGGGATGCCTGAAGGACATGTGTTGACTAGTCTTTTCTTCTGCTCTGGGTCCACACTCCATGTATCCGCCTCCAGGATCCTTCCAAGTAGCCAAACCTCTAACTCTGGGTTTTCAAGTCAGCCAGCTTCCAGGCTCTGCTCCAGTAGGTGGGAGCTGAGTGGCCCTGGGCTTGATAGCACAGACAGTGAAAATCTTTCTTACCACGAGGTTTCttctatattcttttaaaagtgtgtgtgtgtgtgtgtgtgtgcgtgtgtcttcCTGTATCCGTTTGGTGTACATGTATCCCAACAGGCATGTGGAGGAAGTCAGTCAGCTAGGACCTGGGAGGGTTCTGGAACTGAAgacttctttccctcccctgtgtgtgtgtgtgataccatCAGAAAGGTCCCAGCTGACAGTGAGGGTGGGGCAGTCAGGGAGCAGCTTCTCTTCCTTTAGCAGAGGCTGGAGGCTTAGGGCATAGGAGGGGGTtgcctttcttccccctctccctgccctgggcctggtCTGCTGGTTTCTGTGGAGGTTTCCTGTAGAAGCTTGTTGTGTAAACACGATCACAGTGGGATAAGCTGAGCAAAGCCGGGTGAACAAATTGCTTCTCTGTGAAGACCCAACCTTATCTAGCTCTTAGAGAAGCCCTCCCTTTTGAGAAATTGCTGACTTTTGGGACTTCTCTATGGAGGAGAGATGCTAGCTACCCCGTGTTTGCCTGGGCTCCTTTCTCAGCCTTAGCTACCTCATGTTGAACAATGTCTGCATCTCTGACATGTGGCTTGGGCTGGTCTAGTTGGATCTGGAACCTCTACACCACCTCCAGCTTTCCCTCCCGGAGAGGGAGTCAGTGGGCTAGGAGAGGGTGGAGTTTGGGACCCAGAATGGGGAGGAAGCTATGATTTGGGGGGCTGTTCTCCATCGCTGAGGGTGGCAGCCACAAGGAAGGCTACCACAGGAATCTGGGGTACCCCCTGGGGCAGTGTGTACAGGATGTGGCCTGATATGTGGTAAGGGGATGGGGTCTAACTGTTCCCGTGCGTGGGCCACAGTGAACGTTGAGTGTCTACTGCagcacttctcaacctgtgggtctcgacccctttggggctacatattagatatttatattacaattcacaacagtagcaaacaAAGTTGGTTATGAAACAGTAACGAAATACTTtaatggttgggggtcaccacagcatgaggaactgtattaaagggtcacagcattaggaaggttgagaagcactcaTTTACTGGGTCTGGGCCGTGACGGGCTATAACTGCTCTCTGGAGCTGAGCCCCAGGGAACCCACTGTCCTTGAAGATGGGCCTGTCTAGGCTCAAAACCTTTGTCCCAGGGGAGAAGCGTTTGCTATTTTTTGTACTTCTAAAGGGAGTGCTTACATGGCAGCAGTTTCCTCTCGTGGGTCTTGTGCCTGACTCTCCCTGCTCTGCTCCACTGACGAGTGAGGCCAGTAGGACTGTGTCTTAGACCTGCCAGGCTTCCTGGGCCAAGGTCACCCTGTTTCCTTGGTGCCCAGCCTTAGCTGGGCTACTCTGATGGTCTGTAGAGGCTCCCGGTGAGCTGGCTCCCTCCTGCTATTCTGTCACAAGTTGAGGCTCTCACTCGGTACTTAGATCAATGGGCACGGACACTTGTTACCTGccatgctgtatttttttttttttttttaacttgcacaGGAGTTTTGTGACTGTTTTGTAGTGTAGATATTAGTGCTGGCACCATTAATGGCCACTGGCACtcgtggggaaactgaggctgtaaGATTTGTAATGACATCCCTAAGGGCATTCAGTTGGTAAGTGACAGAGGTCAGGAGGCCTCTGGATCCCTTAGCTGAACCAtgtagttctttttctgttttgttgagacaaagtctgTCTCTCTATACCCTTGGATGGCCCAGAACTCATATaaagatgaggctggcctcaaatttgctgcAATCTTCTACGTCTGCCTCCGAAATGTtaggattgtaggcatgtgccactcctTCCAGCtgttatgcttttgttttgtttttgtgtttttaattcattctttgttCTGGTCTGTGCTGGGGTCTTGTAAGATGGTCTGTACTGAACTGGGTTATTTGGGCTGCTTTCATTGCTGAGCGGGGCTCCCatatctcccctccccaccaccggCTTACCTGGGTCATCCTACACTTGCTGTTTTGGAACCAGTGCTGGGGGCAACCATGGGCCAGActctctgcccccttccccaGCCTGCCTAGCTGGGGGTGGTGCTCCACTCCTGCCCAAGTCCTGTGGGACTGTGTTTGTCCTCCACCACCTGCAGCCCCTTTGGAGCTGGAGCAGGCAAGGCGGGCCACATTCCTGCAGCTGCTGTTGCCAAGGAGAACCCATCCCAGGCCTACTGCCCATTCACTGGAGCCTCCTTAATGCAGACGCCTTTTCGAATTAGCTTCTACTATCCCCAGCCCAAAGGGCGCCCTGTTCCTTTCTTCACTAAGAAGGCCAGGATACGGTCCTTCCTGTGGCTGAGAAAAATGGTCCTTGTGACAAGGCCTGAGACCACCCTGTGTGGGCAGAGCTGCTTCAGCACAGATAGCTCAACCATGCCAGGCCTTGCCCTGCTTCTCACACTTGAGGCTTCTGTGCCTGTACCACAGTGTCTAGCTCAGCTGGACACTGATTTTCTAAGTACAGATTATTTGGGGGAAAGGTGCAAAAGCTCCCCACTGATGGCCCCAAAGCCTGATTCTCGGGGTAGTGTCAATTGATGGCTTTAAGAGGGATCACAGCTTCTGTTCCCAGGTTGGGCTTCCTGACTAGACAGAGCACCCTGGGGGTAGGACCATGCCCCATCATCTCCACCTGGCACCAGGCTGTACTATTACAACATTGGGGATATGAGGAGGACCAGGGATTTCTCAGAATTAGGAGCCACGTGCAATGCTTTTCTACAGTGGCACCTGGGATGGTTGGCTGAGCTCGTTCAGCTGCTAAGAGAGGAACCCAGGGATGCTGCGCATCGGCCACACCTCATCTCACACCCACTTCTGATCTTTTCGCAGCAAATCGTGCCCGTAAATGTGCCTCCTGAAGACCAGGATGGCTCCGGGGATGACTCTGACAACTTCTCTGGCTCAGGCACAGGTAAGGCTGACCCAGAGCCCTAAGATGGCCACAGCTCATGGTCGGAGTGGTGAGTGGGCTGTCGCCTAGTTTTTAGTGAgcccccttcctccccatcccgTTCTCAGCCAGTGGAGTCAGGGCCAGTACCAGAGGGAAGAATGGTATCCAGATCAAACCATTGGCTTGAGGGAAACCCTCCCAGAAGTGAAGCGAAGTGGCTCCAAGAGGCCATGGGCAGCCGCAAGAGCCAACccttggagaaggagctgactCCTCTAGGCCTTGATATTTCCATCTGTGAGATGGGGAGTACTTTGACCCAGAGGCTGTTGGGAGCTGCAGGTAGCACAGAGCCCGCTGGCTATAGAGTAGCCCTCACCTCCTTCCATAGATACCGGTTCTCTGGGGGAAGAGAAGGCCCTGAGGTACAGCTAGCCTCTCAGCTAGCCTGAGAGGTCTCCCAGCAGAAGGGGGAGCCCAGAAGGGAATAGCAGTAGGAAGAAGATGAGAGCAGAGGGCTGGGAGCTAGAGATAAGATGCAGCTACGTTTTCTCCAGAGCCTGAGCCTTTGGGGAAGAGGGTAGAATGGGTGTGGGTTTGGGGCTAGGGTCCTCCCAGATTCCTGAGGTCGTTCTCACAGTTCAGTGAGCAGGCTGCTCCCAGGCAGGTGAAGCTGCAAAGGGCATCTTTTCTGGCCTACTTTTCAACATGAGTTCAGCCTTGGCTAGGTCACCGTGGGGGGCCCAGGCTACAGCCTCCTTATAGCATGAATGCGTCAGGCTTGACACCTGAAGATCTCCCCTCCcctgacccccctccccccacttctgaCCCTGCAGGTTCTTTGCCAGATATCGCTTTGTCGCGGCAGACATCTTCCACTTGGAAGGATGTGTGGCTCCTGACAACCATGCCCACAGCTCCAGAGCCCACCGCCAGGAATGCGGAGGCCACTTTTACCTCCGTCCTGCCAGCTGGAGAGAAGCCGGAGGAGGAAGAGCCAGTGCTCGTTGCAGAAACGGAGACTGGCTTCACctctcaggaaaaggaaaaagaggccacCACCAGGCCCAGGGAGACCACACAGCTCCCCATCACCCAGCGGGTTTCAACAGCCAGAGCTGCCACAACTCAGGCACCTTTCACATCTTCTCCCGACGGGGATGTGCAACCTGGCCTCCGTGAGACATTGGCTCCCACAGCACCTGGCCAACCTGACCATCAGCCTCCAAGTGTAGAGGATGGAGGTATTTCTGTCATCAAAGAGGTTGTTGAGGATGGAGCTACCAATCAGCTTCCCACAGGGGAGGGCTCTGGGGAGCAGGTGAGTTGGCTTTGTATTTCCTGGGTGGCCACTAGTGCCTGGCACCTGGCCACCTGGTGTCTTTTGTCCTGTACAGCACATTGTAGTCCTCACTACAATGATGGGGTAACAGAGTCCCACCTTCCACATGCCTTAAACAGACTGGCTACAAGATCAGTAGGAGACTCAGGCATTATTCAAGAGCTAGTGACCTAAACTTACACCAGGGTGAATGTTCTGTCTGAGGCCTTCATGGGAATTTAGACACAAAAACGTGTGCTTTGTGCCACACAGTTTCTTGCGTGTATGTGTGGCATTTGTGCCTTGGCCAGCCAGGGTCTCAAGTGTGATTGCATTCCATGACAGATGCCAGCTTAGGTTGGGTGTGTCCAACGCGGGGTGGCAGGGAAACCCCCAGCATTTTATGGCAATGCTATAGGTTGATGTTAGGTCAGTGGCTCCAGCCTGATGTGATCCCAACCTGCTTTTCTGTAGGACTTTACCTTTGAAACATCTGGGGAGAACACAGCTGTGGAGCCTGGCCTGCGGAATCAGCCCCCAGTGGATGAAGGAGCCACAGGCGCTTCTCAGGGTCTCCTGGACAGGAAGGAAGTACTAGGAGGTGAGTCTTCTTTCAAGTAGGTAGGAAGAGAAAGGCTATGGCTCTGAAgtagcctgggggggggggcgggtgcagCCATCTTTAGCCATGGGGTGGGGAAGGAATTAAGGATGACTGCCCCACCCAGGCCACTTCCTACACTGTCTATCAGGGGAGAGACTGCCAATCTGAGCCACCTTCTCCTTCTGTCCACTCCCTAGGTGTCATTGCTGGAGGCCTGGTGGGGCTCATCTTTGCTGTGTGCCTGGTGGCTTTCATGCTGTACCGGATGAAGAAGAAGGACGAAGGCAGCTACTCCTTGGAGGAACCCAAACAAGCCAATGGCGGTGCCTACCAGAAACCCACCAAGCAGGAGGAGTTCTACGCCTGATGGGGGACTAg
This window of the Acomys russatus chromosome 1, mAcoRus1.1, whole genome shotgun sequence genome carries:
- the Sdc1 gene encoding syndecan-1, giving the protein MRRAALWLWLCALALRLQPALPQIVPVNVPPEDQDGSGDDSDNFSGSGTGSLPDIALSRQTSSTWKDVWLLTTMPTAPEPTARNAEATFTSVLPAGEKPEEEEPVLVAETETGFTSQEKEKEATTRPRETTQLPITQRVSTARAATTQAPFTSSPDGDVQPGLRETLAPTAPGQPDHQPPSVEDGGISVIKEVVEDGATNQLPTGEGSGEQDFTFETSGENTAVEPGLRNQPPVDEGATGASQGLLDRKEVLGGVIAGGLVGLIFAVCLVAFMLYRMKKKDEGSYSLEEPKQANGGAYQKPTKQEEFYA